The Bernardetia sp. ABR2-2B DNA window AAAGAGATAAACGTATTTGAGTTTCATAGATTTTGAAAAGGTTAGAATTACTATATTTCTAAATATAGAACTTTTTTGTGTAAATTTGTTTAGATTGTAAAACCATTTTTTAACCTGAAAAATAAATTTCAAATGAATAGAGTAAAAGTAGATTTGCCAGACCAGTTTTTATTCAAAACAGAAATTCCTGTTCGAATTACAGACCTCAATTATGGTGGACATGTCGGAAATGATGCTATGCTTAGTTTGGTACACGAAGCTAGAGTTCAGTTTTTTATGAGTGAAGGCTTCAAAAGTGAACTTGATATTATGGGTTTGGGTGTAATTATGGCTGATGTTGCGATGCAGTTTAAAGGAGAAGGATTTTATGGGAATGTTTTTGAGGTTTATGTAACTGTTGGAGGACTTTCTTCTTCTGGTTTTGATTTGTATTATAAGTTTATTGACCAAGAATCAAGACGAGAAATATTGAAAGTAAAGACAGGAATGGTTCTTTTTGATTATAAAAACAGAAAAATTGCAGCCCTACCCGAAGAGCTCAAAAAACGTTGGCAACTCCCACACCCAGAAAGTCGTTTGATAAGCAATGAATGATTTTTTTAGTGATTAGTGGTAAGTTAATAAGTGATTAATGAATTATTTTTTTAGATTGAACAAACTCATTATTTATGAAAAAAATATCTTTTTCTAGTTTTTATTTTACTACTTTTTGTAAGATAGTAGTAATGAGTTTGTTTTGCCTTTCTTGTACTTCTGAAAACAAAGAAACTACAAATGAAGATTTAGAAATGGCTAATTTTTCCCCTGCTCTTCATTTCGAAAAACTAGAAAAGCAAAACAGAGAAGCTGCTGATAGTTTGGAAGCTTTGTATGATATTCATTACCGAGCTTTAGAACAAGATTCGATGATGCGAAGAAAAGGCGATTTGCTTAGAAAACGCACCGAAACTATGTTGCAGCATATAGACAAAACCTATTATGACCTTGCTCGTCTTTTGGATAATATTCCTGCTAACAAAACCTACAAAGAGGCTACTACTTTATTTTTTATTGGAAAAAATAAAAAAGGAAGAGGTTATAAATTAGAAGAAGAGCTAAGTGAATATGTAGCTGAAATGAATAAAATTGATAAAAAGTGGAATTTTACTTCGCCTTTTGCTTCTCAAAATGACATAGAACTTTTACACGACAAAAATACTGACTTAGTAGAAGCCCATTTTCAAAAGACCTTTCCAGAAGCTGCCTTTGCCTTTCTTAGTGCGCTCAAAAAAGAGGTTATCTTGATAGAACTACAAGCAATTGATGAACTAGCAAAGAGAAATAAATAAGTTTTTGAGATTATGAAGTTTCATTTTTGAGAGCTTTCTCATTATTTTTCGCTTCCTTGTCTTTCTCCTGACTCAAATTTCCTTTTACAAAACATTTTCTACAACGAGCTTCGTATTCGGTTTTTTCACCTAACAAAATCTTTTGCTTTGAAGGAGTAAGGCGAAAAGAATAGGCTGCCACTTTTCCACAACACATACAAATAGCATGTACTTTGGTTACATATTCTGAAATAGCCAAAAGATGAGGCATTATTCCGAAAGGCTTACCTGCAAAATCCATATCCAAACCAGCAATAACGATTCGTTTTCCTTGATTGGCTAAAGTCTGACAAACATTAACTAATTCTTTATCAAAAAATTGTGCTTCATCAATTCCGATAACTTGACAGTCCATTTCTTTCAAAATTTCTAAAATATCTGTTGATTTTTTTACGGCTATTGAATCAATTTCGTTTTGGTTGTGAGAAACCACTTTTTGGTCGTCGTAACGAGTATCGATGGCAGGTTTGAAAATTTGGACACATTGCCGAGCAATTTTAGCACGAGTAAGACGACGAATAAGTTCTTCTGTTTTGCCAGAAAACATAGAGCCACAGACGACTTCTATCCAGCCCCCCTCCACAGGGTGGTCTAAGTGATGTATGGTAGGTTCGATGTGCATGAATAAATTTAGAAGTTAGATTTCAGAAGTTAGAAGTGAACTAAAATTGCAAATGAAATACAAAGTTAGAAATAAAAAGTAATTTGCATTTACTTCTGAAATCTAATTTCTGAAATCTAAATTTATATCCTTCCATTTCCTTCTAAAGTAGTGATTCCTTTTCCAATTAGCAAGACTTGATTATATTTCCCTAGTTTATTTTCGTCTTCTAGTAATTCTAAATGAATTTCTCCTCCTCGTTTTGAAGCTTGATAAGCAAAAAAGCTATTCTTATTTAACTTAGGTTGCCAATATTTTGCAAAAAGTCCGTGAGAGACAGCCGAAAGTGCATCTTCATTAATTCCAATCCAAGGACAAAAAAGACGAGATATAAAATCATATTTTTTGTTAGATTTAGAATTTCCTTTTGTAGTAATTCCTACTTTCTTGATAGGAATCGTGTAGTTATTTTTTACTAATTTTTCGAAGTTTGGTTGCAAGTTTTCCAACTCTTCTTGGTGTTCAAACTCAAAAATCAATGTTTGTTTAATAGGAAAATAAACACAAGAATTGATTTTCTGATTTTCAATTCCTAAATAATTTAATAAATCAGAATCAGCAGTCTTTTCTTCAAACTTTTCTTCTACTGGAAACTGCATTTTGATAAAGTCTTTATCTCCTTCAAAATCATCTTTTCGAATAAGCAAATCGCCACTTCTTGTACGAAAACTTACCTCTGTGTGAATATTTTGTATTTCCTCAAAAATTACGTGTGCAGCAGCAAGGGTTGCGTGTCCACAAAGGTTAGTTTCTTCGTTTATCATAAACCAACGCACCTCAAAAAGATTTGCTGTTTTCCATTCTGAATCTCCCTTTCCATTAGCTAAAGGACGCAAAAAAGTAGTTTCGGGCAAATACATTTCTCTAGCAATATTGAGATATTGTTCATCTGTTAGAGCTTCATCACACAAAAAAACAGCAGCAGGGTTTCCACTAAAAGGTTTTGGGGCAAAAGCATCAACTTGATAAAAAGGAATTTTTTGAGAAGAGACAGAGTTCATAAAAGACAAAAATAAAAGAATAAAAGACAATTAAAGCAGTAGAAACAACACTTTAAGCAAAGTGTTTGGATAACACGAAGATAATTTTTGAAAAAGAGTTACAAAAAAACGATTATTTTCTTAGAATTCCGAATAAAAGTTAGTTAAAGCTGATTTAGAGCATAAAAAAAACACTTCTACATTTAAGTAAAAGTGTTTTAGAAGTAAAATAGTTTTGTCATAAATTAATGTTTTACCACAAATTTCTTAGTAATTAAACTTGTATTATTTACCGAAATCGTATAAAAATAAATTCCTGTTTTCATATTACCCACAGAAATTTGAAGGCGATTATCATACTTATTCAATCTATGTTCTGCAACTACACTACCCAAGAGGTTATAAACTGTGATTTTGCCCTCTGACATTTTATCAGTAATTCGATAATCAAACTGAATATAATGAGTTGCTGGATTTGGATAAGCTTCAGAAATTTCAATTTTATCAGCTTCATTTGTACTAGAAGTGATAGTTTGAAGATTTTGAGCGTATGAAAATGATGAATACGAAACAGCCATAAAAAATACTAGAGCTACCAAAATAGACTTTGTAAGTGATTTGATAGACAGATTTGGCTGTTGAGGTGGTTTTTTAGAGAAAGATAGAAGCTGATTTAATTTCATAAAAATAATTAGTTAGAGTTTTGTCATTCGGAATGTTAGGGTGTTTTGATAAAAGGGAATAATACAGAGTTTGAATGGTTATTTATTTACTGATTGAATTTGTATTTAATTAATAGAACTGAATTTAAGCAATTTAGGTTACATAATTTTCATTAAGAACAGTGTTTTTTAAGTATTTTGATAGAATTTTCTAATAAATTAGAATAAATCAACATCTAATCAACACTTTTGCTTCAACTCTACTAATTGTCTTGTTTAGCTAATTTACAAAATAATTTGTTTGTTTCTTATTAGCTATCACAAAATTCATAATTATTACTGTAAGAAAAAAGAAATTATTTCTTAAAACTGTACAATTTTATATAAAAAATTGATTTTTATTTTGCTCTCCTGCCTATTTTTTATAAATCTTCTCTCCTGCTTTTACTTCAATATTCAGATGGCTTCCTTCTGGTGGAATTGGGCAGTCATATTTTTTATCATAAATACAATATGGATTATAGGCACGATTGAAATCTAAAATAGCTCTAAGACCGTTTACTTCCACATCAACATAACGTCCTACTTCGTAGGTAGTCTCGCCACTCGTTTGGTCGGTAAATAAAATAGAAAATCCATCTCCATCTTCAATCGCTTTATAAATATCCAAAGATAGAGGTTTGCCTTTTAGCTTAAAGTCTGCCTTTGCATAGACTTTAAAATTTCGGTCTTTGCCCTGTGAAGTTTTTAGTTTTACTACTTTTGGGTCTTGCTGTAAAGTCAGCATCGCAACAGCATAATAAGAAGAATCTATTGGATAATAATTCAGTCCCTCAAAAGTCTTTCTATCATCATAGGGAATAGGCGAACCATTACCTTCCTTAAATTGCTTGTTTTTTTTGTCTCTTTCTGTCTGAACTTCTACCTCATATTTTGGGGCGCAAGAAGCTAAAACAAATAGAGAAAGAATAAATAGTGTGATTGATTTTTTCATTTTTTTTGTTGGTTGAAGTTACTTATTAAAATTATGATATTGGTCTAAGCCAAAAAGTAGCTAATAGCATTTTATCTGTATTTTCTAAGACAATTTCTAATTTATAATCATTCCCATACAAATAGTTCAGACTAATTAAATCATTTTCAATTCCTTCTATTTTCTCAAGTATTACTCGCTCTGTTAGTTCTTTGTTTTCATAGTTTACTATTATCTCATTTATCTTTTTCCACGTTTCAAAAAACTCTGGCTTTGTCATTCTCCATTTTAAATGCTGTGATATTCTATTTTCCCAAACCTCATCATAGTTCTCGTACTTTATAAGTTGCATAATTTTCTGAGCTTCCATTTCAGCTTCAACAAAAAGTGTTGCATTTAATTGGTCTTGCTTTGCCTTGTTATTTAACAAATCAACTACGTACTTTTTAAATGGCTCTTTGTATTTTATAGCCTCATCAATAAATGTAAACTCTATATTGACACTCTTTCCATCATTTACTATTTCATATCTAATTTTACCTAAAGTAGTAGTATCCTTGATACCTAACTCTTTTGCCAAAGTTATTATTTCATTCTCTGTGAAGGTTTCTCGCACGAATCGTTCATTTTCTTCAACTGTAGAGTATATATTAATTCCTGTAATAGCAGACTTTTCATAACGATAATTATTACAAGAAGAAATACTGGCTATGCACAATAAGGTAAACGAGAGTTTGAATATGAATTTCATTTTTGAAATGGTTTCGTTGAATTTGTTTTTTGATTAATCTACTTCGCCTTCTCCGTACCAGTTTATCATGTCAATGCAAAAAGAGGAGGTATGATAACACCAATAATAATCTTCTTTTGACAAATGTTTTGCACCAATAGATAAAGGAGAGTTTGGAGAAATAATGTAAAAAAAATAATCACTTGGAGCATAACCTGCATAGCTCAACATAAAAGAATGCCCACTTTTATAAAAAGAATGACAGTTTACTTTTTCTACTTTATTTCTCAACAGTTTGAATTTTTCAAAGTCTATATTCCGATAAGTAAGAAGTTGTTTTAAAATAATATTATTTGTAGTTCCTCTGTAATTTATTGTCCAGTTATGTAAAGTATCAATATCTCGTTCGCCTTCATAGTTTAGATAAACTTTCACAAAATTGTCTTTATTAAACTCAACTTTCTCAACTATAAAGTCCAAATTACCTTGATTCCAAAAAATAGAATCATTTCTTTCTGTAAGCCAAATACTTTCATAATCTATGTTTGGTATGTAGCTACTCATAGATGAATCTCTCAATCTAAAATTAATAATATCATTTTCAAAAAACTGTAAATCATCTATATCATTAAAATCTTTACTAAACTCAACCAATTCTTCAAATTCGCTTTCGTGATTTTCAAGATTTTCTTTCATTCTATCTACCACCTGCATTCTAAAATATTCAAATATAAAATCCTTCAAATAGATTTCATAAGAAAAATAACTTGCTATTGCCACAAATAGGCATAGTAAAGAGCGTAGAATGATTTTTCTAATCGTTTTTTTCATAATCATTATTTTCAAAAAGCACTCTGAACTTCTTGATAAGAAATAAGCAAAATAGCAAAAATAGCAACAACAAGCCCCAATTTATTAATAGGCGATAATTTTTCTTTAAAGAAGAAATAAGAAGCAATCGCAGCAATCAGAATCACAGAGATATTAAAAACAGGAAAAACAAGTGCGCCATCGCCTTTAAACCCACTTAATACTTTTAATAATAAAAAGATAGAAAAAAAGTTAGGTATTCCTAAGCAAATTCCACCAATGATACTTCGTTTTGTCATTGTGATTTTCTTTCTCAAAAACTGAATTGTAAAAATGGTAATTCCTGTAAGTCCTGCAATTCCAAAAAGCAAAATACTAAAAATGCCTTGTTGGTTGGGAAGAACTATCTGTACATCTTCTCTTACTGTATAATTAAAGGTGGTGTCTATCATTCCACTTACCAAAAACACCAATATAGGCAGTAAAATAGCTAAATATTTTTTCTTGTCGTCTTTATACTCTGTTGGGTCAGCTATTTTTGAAGGTTTGTAAGAAACCAAACCCACAGCCGTAATGGCTAAGAAAAGTCCCAAATAATTAAGAAAATCGTAATCTTTACCTCCATTTTTCCAAATAAAAAGATTTACCAAAACAGGAATCACAAACGAAATACGAGCCGAAAGTGTCGCCACAGCCACACCAGAAAGCTGCGTAGTAAGTCCCATTATATAAAAAGAAGCTATAAAAAATGAACCCATTCCCATTGCAATATATAAAGCTGTTGAAAACTGCTCACTTTGTAGTGTTTCGAAAACTGGAGGACTTTCTATCCAGCCCATCAAAATAAAGAGACTCCCTGTTAAGACACAAACGACATAATTAACAACAATCGCAGGAAAAGTAGGTACATTATAGCTTGAAAAAGCACGGAAATTAATAAAGATAGCTACATTAGCTAGAATCCAAAGAATAAATAAAACAACCATAAATCAGTAATCAGTAATCAGTAATCAGTAATCAGTAATCAGTTCAATGCGACTACTTTTTACTGAAATGAATAAAACCTTAGACAATTTTCTCAAATTATCTAAGGTTTAAGAATTTTTTAAGAGCGCAAAGTTACCAATCTATTTCATCTTTTCCATTTTCTTTTAGATAATTGTTGGCTTGACTAAAATGCTTATTTCCAAAAAAACCACTATGAACAGAATAGGGTGATGGGTGTGCAGATTCTAATACTAAATGCTTTTCTCTGTCAATGATTTCGCCTCGTTTTTGGGCATTTTTTCCCCAAAGAAGAAATACTAAATTTTCTTTTTCATCGGAGACAAGCTTCAGAACAGCCGATGTAAACTCTTCCCAGCCTTTTTTGCTATGTGATGCAGGTTTTGAAGCCTGTACCGTCAAGACAGCATTGAGCATCAAAACGCCTTGAGAAGCCCAACGTTCTAGGTTTCCACTTTTTGGAATTTCTTTTCCCAAATCATCCTTTATTTCTTGAAAAATATTTTTGAGAGATGGAGGAACACGAACGCCATCACTAACCGAAAAACTAAGTCCGTTGGCTTGTCCTGCTCCGTGATAAGGGTCTTGCCCTAAGATAACAACTTTTGTATCTTCAAAACTACACTTTTCGAAAGCATTAAAGATGAGCTTCCCAGGGGGATAAACTTTTTCTTTTTGTACTTCTTCCCTCAAAAAAAGAGCAAGTTTTTCGAAATATGGTTTTGAAAATTCTTCTTCTAAATGAGCTTTCCAAGAATCTGCGATTTTTACATCCATAAAATTATGATTGGTAATTTGGTAATAAATAACTGGCACTAAACATACTATTTGCTTTGTTTTACAAAGATTTATATCTCAAAATTTGTATTCATTGAAAATATTTATCATTTTAGTAGTAAATCATTTCCTTTACTAAATGTTTGATAAAATGTTTGGAGAACTCTTTAGTGCAATTACAGATGGTATTTTGGTGCGTGTACGTACTGAATTTCATAAAAAACACTCTCAAAATGGGAATTTTGTTTTTACCTATTACATAACAATTACCAATACTGGCAGCGAGACTGTACAACTTATGCGCCGTCATTGGCATATTTATGACTCAAAAGGAACATATCAAGAAGTAGAAGGGGAAGGCGTAATCGGACAACAGCCCATCTTAAAATCTGGACAAAGTCATAAATATGTTTCGGGTTGCCACCTAAAAAGTGATATGGGTAAAATGTCGGGTACTTATCTTATGAAAAGAATAGAAGATGATACACTCTTTGAAGTCAAAATACCTGATTTCTCTTTGATTGACCCTGTGAGGTTTAACTAAATACTGTGTAGTTTGATTAGCGAGTGATTTTATATGATTCATATGATGAATGAAGATAAATACAAAATACTTTTTTCAAAAAAATTAAAATGAAAAATATAAAACTGGTTTTTGATGAAAAATTGGAAGAGAAATTTTTAATAAACCTATAAAATATGATGAGTATTTTGATCAAGAAGGCAAACTACAAGAATCTATATTAGACTTGAGAGATATTTCAGAGCAAAATAAAGGTAAACAAGTTTCCTATGCCTACAATGAAAATGGGCTTCTTTATCATAATAGTGGAGCAAGTATTATATTTCCATGGATAAATTTATGTCAAGTATTGGAAGAAGAAGAGTTTTTTATTATTTTCTTTGTGAAAGATGTATCGCCTAATTATTATGTTCTCTCACAAGAAACAATTCCTGTTATTATTCCCTACAAAATGATAATCGAAGGAAATGGAAAAGATTTAAGAGACTTTGCACTTAAAAAAATCAATTTTTCAGACGGATTTTTATACAAAAAATAAACCTTCCTAATAATAAAATTAAGAAGGTTTTTCATATCCTGTGGAGAGTATCAGATTCGAACTGATGACCCCTTCACTGCCAGCGAAGTGCTCTAGCCAACTGAGCTAAATCCCCATCCTTGGTTTAAAATTCAAACTATTTTTTTGAAAGATAAGTTCATTTTTCAGAATTTTTCTAGCTTAGGGATTGGAAATAAATAACATACTCATTTTGAAATAGAAAAACGTTAATATTCAGTATATTACATTCGTAATTCGTAATCTTTAATTCGTAATTGTTCCTTAGGTTTTAGCCTAGCAAATAAAAGCGTATTTTTTCATAAATACAAATTTTATTTTATTTCGTACCTTTGTTGTAACTAAATTATATCTTTTTATTTATTGGTGTTGCTATCATTAAAACACCAACAATAATTTAATAATAAGAATACGAATTGTAGACAATTCTACATCAAATTCGTAATTCGTAATTCGTAATTAATTTATGCGTAAAGTAGCTTTTTACACCTTGGGTTGCAAACTCAATTTTTCAGAAACTTCCACTATTGCTCGTCAGTTCGAAGAGCGTGGTTATGAGCGTGTAGAGTTTTCTGAAACTCCAGATATTTTTGTTATCAATACTTGTTCGGTTACAGAAAATGCAGACAAAAAATGCAAACAAATTGTAAAACAGGCTAAAAAGACTTCACCCAATTCTTTTGTAATCATTATTGGTTGTTACGCACAACTCAAACCCCAAGAAATTGCAACGATAAAAGGTGTAGATGCTGTTTTGGGAGCAGCAGAAAAATTTCGTCTGTTTGAAGTATTGAATGATTTTGAACAAAAAGATACTGTTCAACTTTGTGCTTCTGAAATCTCACAAGCTACTGATTTTAATACTGCTTACTCGTTTGGCGACCGTACACGTACTTTTTTGAAGGTGCAAGATGGGTGTGATTATAACTGCGCTTTCTGTACGATTCCACTTGCTAGAGGAAATAGCCGAAGCGATACTATTGAAAATATTTTGAAAGTTACTAATGAAATTGCTGCAACTGCTGTAAAAGAAATTGTCTTGACAGGCGTAAATACAGGCGATTATGGTTTAATTAATAATCAGCGTGTTCATACTTTTTATGAGTTGATTCAAGAATTAGACAAAGTAGAAGGCATCGAACGCTTTCGTATTTCATCAATAGAACCCAATTTATTATCTGATGAAATTATTGAATTTGTAGCTACTTCTAAAAAGTTTGTTCCTCATTTTCATATTCCTTTACAGTCTGGAAGTGATGAAATTTTGCGTTTTATGCGTCGTCGTTATAAGACAAAATTATATCAAGAAAGAATAGAAAAAATCAAAAATCTGATGCCTGATGCTTGTATTGGGGTTGATGTAATTGTTGGGTTTCCTAATGAAAGTGATGAACATTTTATGGAAACTTATAATTTTTTGCATAGCTTAGATATTTCATACTTGCATGTATTTACCTATTCAGAACGCCAAAACACAAAAGCTGCTCAAATGGGAAATATAGTTCCTAAATCAGTTCGTTCGGAGCGTTCGAAGATGTTACATAGCTTATCTGATAAAAAACGTCGTCAGTTTTATGAATCACAATTAGGAAAAACAAAAACTGTTTTGTGGGAAAATGAAGTCAAGGAAGATAAAATATTTGGCTTTACAGAAAATTATGTTCGTGTAAATCAACCTTATAATGTTTCTCTACCTAATACACTACAAGAAGTTGAATTAAGAGATTTCGACGAATCAGATTCGAAGGGAACAGTAATTGCAACACCTATTTCTGAATTAGTTTAAAGAATTTTTTCTTATTTGAAGATTGTATCTTTTACTTTATCATTAAAT harbors:
- a CDS encoding thioesterase family protein, whose amino-acid sequence is MNRVKVDLPDQFLFKTEIPVRITDLNYGGHVGNDAMLSLVHEARVQFFMSEGFKSELDIMGLGVIMADVAMQFKGEGFYGNVFEVYVTVGGLSSSGFDLYYKFIDQESRREILKVKTGMVLFDYKNRKIAALPEELKKRWQLPHPESRLISNE
- a CDS encoding thymidine kinase, producing the protein MHIEPTIHHLDHPVEGGWIEVVCGSMFSGKTEELIRRLTRAKIARQCVQIFKPAIDTRYDDQKVVSHNQNEIDSIAVKKSTDILEILKEMDCQVIGIDEAQFFDKELVNVCQTLANQGKRIVIAGLDMDFAGKPFGIMPHLLAISEYVTKVHAICMCCGKVAAYSFRLTPSKQKILLGEKTEYEARCRKCFVKGNLSQEKDKEAKNNEKALKNETS
- a CDS encoding PhzF family phenazine biosynthesis isomerase, whose product is MNSVSSQKIPFYQVDAFAPKPFSGNPAAVFLCDEALTDEQYLNIAREMYLPETTFLRPLANGKGDSEWKTANLFEVRWFMINEETNLCGHATLAAAHVIFEEIQNIHTEVSFRTRSGDLLIRKDDFEGDKDFIKMQFPVEEKFEEKTADSDLLNYLGIENQKINSCVYFPIKQTLIFEFEHQEELENLQPNFEKLVKNNYTIPIKKVGITTKGNSKSNKKYDFISRLFCPWIGINEDALSAVSHGLFAKYWQPKLNKNSFFAYQASKRGGEIHLELLEDENKLGKYNQVLLIGKGITTLEGNGRI
- a CDS encoding T9SS type A sorting domain-containing protein, with protein sequence MKLNQLLSFSKKPPQQPNLSIKSLTKSILVALVFFMAVSYSSFSYAQNLQTITSSTNEADKIEISEAYPNPATHYIQFDYRITDKMSEGKITVYNLLGSVVAEHRLNKYDNRLQISVGNMKTGIYFYTISVNNTSLITKKFVVKH
- a CDS encoding DUF1684 domain-containing protein, which gives rise to MKKSITLFILSLFVLASCAPKYEVEVQTERDKKNKQFKEGNGSPIPYDDRKTFEGLNYYPIDSSYYAVAMLTLQQDPKVVKLKTSQGKDRNFKVYAKADFKLKGKPLSLDIYKAIEDGDGFSILFTDQTSGETTYEVGRYVDVEVNGLRAILDFNRAYNPYCIYDKKYDCPIPPEGSHLNIEVKAGEKIYKK
- the ung gene encoding uracil-DNA glycosylase — protein: MDVKIADSWKAHLEEEFSKPYFEKLALFLREEVQKEKVYPPGKLIFNAFEKCSFEDTKVVILGQDPYHGAGQANGLSFSVSDGVRVPPSLKNIFQEIKDDLGKEIPKSGNLERWASQGVLMLNAVLTVQASKPASHSKKGWEEFTSAVLKLVSDEKENLVFLLWGKNAQKRGEIIDREKHLVLESAHPSPYSVHSGFFGNKHFSQANNYLKENGKDEIDW
- the apaG gene encoding Co2+/Mg2+ efflux protein ApaG; the protein is MFDKMFGELFSAITDGILVRVRTEFHKKHSQNGNFVFTYYITITNTGSETVQLMRRHWHIYDSKGTYQEVEGEGVIGQQPILKSGQSHKYVSGCHLKSDMGKMSGTYLMKRIEDDTLFEVKIPDFSLIDPVRFN
- the mtaB gene encoding tRNA (N(6)-L-threonylcarbamoyladenosine(37)-C(2))-methylthiotransferase MtaB, yielding MRKVAFYTLGCKLNFSETSTIARQFEERGYERVEFSETPDIFVINTCSVTENADKKCKQIVKQAKKTSPNSFVIIIGCYAQLKPQEIATIKGVDAVLGAAEKFRLFEVLNDFEQKDTVQLCASEISQATDFNTAYSFGDRTRTFLKVQDGCDYNCAFCTIPLARGNSRSDTIENILKVTNEIAATAVKEIVLTGVNTGDYGLINNQRVHTFYELIQELDKVEGIERFRISSIEPNLLSDEIIEFVATSKKFVPHFHIPLQSGSDEILRFMRRRYKTKLYQERIEKIKNLMPDACIGVDVIVGFPNESDEHFMETYNFLHSLDISYLHVFTYSERQNTKAAQMGNIVPKSVRSERSKMLHSLSDKKRRQFYESQLGKTKTVLWENEVKEDKIFGFTENYVRVNQPYNVSLPNTLQEVELRDFDESDSKGTVIATPISELV